One part of the Quercus lobata isolate SW786 chromosome 7, ValleyOak3.0 Primary Assembly, whole genome shotgun sequence genome encodes these proteins:
- the LOC115951794 gene encoding uncharacterized protein LOC115951794, giving the protein MSMREGETLKMYSNEYWEMFNEIDRDFDDVAIRTFKVGLPAEHDLRKSLTKKPVRRVHRLMDRIDEYKWVEENQQQWKGKAKVIPQDMRDFRSDRYNNNRPRRDYAGQSGSVTPQVVNTVFREPVHQVFEKIKNESYFKWPKKMGGDPMRRNQSLHCQYHQDRGHTNKDCRTLRSHLEQLVREGRLKQFLHQPIGSGFQGNAFSRAPLGIINVIFTAPRRTGSHPSMVMFVARPLVEDSNSEPKRAKVEIQLALSFSDEDKVRTIQPHDDTLVVILWIRGYDEKRVLVD; this is encoded by the coding sequence ATGTCCATGCGAGAAGGTGAGACTCTGAAAATGTACTCGAACGAatactgggagatgtttaatGAGATCGATAGGGATTTTGATGATGTGGCCATCAGGACCTTCAAGGTCGGCCTACCTGccgagcatgatttgagaaagTCCTTGACCAAAAAGCCGGTAAGGAGGGTGCATCGACTTATGGATCGTATCGACGAGTACAAATGGGTTGAGGAAAATCAGCAGCAATGGAAAGGAAAGGCTAAAGTTATTCCTCAGGATATGAGGGATTTTAGGTCAGACAGATACAATAATAATAGACCCCGAAGGGATTATGCTGGACAATCTGGGTCTGTGACTCCTCAGGTGGTTAACACGGTGTTCCGAGAGCCAGTACATCAAGTCTTCgagaagatcaagaatgagtcatactttaaatggccaaaaaaGATGGGAGGAGACCCTATGAGGCGAAACCAAAGTCTtcattgccaataccaccaagACCGGGGCCACACCAATAAAGACTGTAGGACTTTGAGGAGTCATCTGGAGCAACTGGTTAGAGAAGGGAGGCTGAAACAATTTCTACATCAGCCCATTGGATCAGGATTTCAGGGGAATGCTTTTTCTAGAGCCCCTTTGGGCATAATTAACGTCATCTTTACTGCTCCGAGGAGAACTGGTTCTCATCCCTCCATGGTGATGTTCGTAGCTCGGCCACTCGTTGAGGACTCTAACTCTGAGCCGAAGAGGGCTAAAGTGGAGATTCAACTGGCGCTTAGTTTTTCGGATGAGGACAAAGTCAGAACCATACAGCCACATGATGACACGTTAGTGGTCATCCTCTGGATAAGAGGGTATGATGAAAAGAGGGTGTTGGTAGACTAG